A window from Deltaproteobacteria bacterium encodes these proteins:
- a CDS encoding rhomboid family intramembrane serine protease encodes MTPAVKWLLIVNIAVFVFQQPFLGGPALLWIFGLVPQLVWNELHLWQLFTYQFLHFGLFHILFNMLALWMFGCDLERAWGTRFFLKYYWVSAVGGGLCVLFLEPNQGIPTIGASAGIYGVLLAYGRLYPNNVIYLYLLFPIRMKYFVLIIGAIAFFSSISPGNSGISHLGHLGGMAFGYVYLRWGYMLNPRRSWARMRHEYYRFRLARLKRRFRIIEGKKKDDEPPTLH; translated from the coding sequence GTGACGCCGGCGGTCAAGTGGCTGCTGATCGTCAACATCGCCGTCTTCGTCTTTCAGCAGCCCTTCCTCGGCGGGCCCGCGCTCCTGTGGATCTTCGGTCTGGTCCCTCAGCTCGTCTGGAACGAGCTGCACCTCTGGCAGCTCTTCACCTACCAGTTCCTCCACTTCGGCCTGTTCCACATCCTGTTCAACATGCTCGCCCTGTGGATGTTCGGGTGCGACCTGGAGCGGGCCTGGGGCACGCGGTTCTTTCTCAAGTACTACTGGGTCAGCGCGGTCGGCGGCGGTCTGTGTGTGCTGTTCCTGGAACCGAACCAGGGCATCCCCACCATCGGGGCTTCCGCGGGCATCTACGGCGTCCTGCTGGCGTACGGGCGCCTCTATCCGAACAACGTCATCTACCTGTACCTGCTGTTCCCCATCCGCATGAAGTACTTCGTGCTGATCATCGGCGCCATCGCCTTCTTCTCGTCCATCAGCCCAGGGAACTCCGGCATTTCCCACCTCGGTCACCTGGGAGGCATGGCGTTCGGCTACGTCTACCTGAGGTGGGGCTACATGCTGAACCCGAGGCGTTCATGGGCCCGAATGCGGCACGAGTACTATCGCTTTCGGCTGGCGCGTCTGAAGCGGCGCTTCCGTATCATCGAGGGAAAGAAAAAGGACGACGAGCCGCCGACGCTGCACTGA
- the arfB gene encoding alternative ribosome rescue aminoacyl-tRNA hydrolase ArfB, which yields MLRITSRISLDEDEIEERFIRASGPGGQNVNKVATAVQLRFRIVDSPSLPEAVRERLRRIAGTRVDKRGVLTIEAKRYRDQSRNREDALERLAALIRKAAEAPTPRRPTKPTAASRRRRLDDKRKRGEIKQSRRPDVAE from the coding sequence ATGCTGCGAATCACAAGCCGCATCAGTCTGGACGAAGACGAGATCGAGGAGCGGTTCATCCGCGCCTCGGGGCCGGGCGGTCAGAACGTCAACAAGGTCGCCACCGCGGTCCAGCTCCGGTTCCGCATCGTCGATTCGCCCTCGCTGCCGGAAGCCGTGCGGGAACGCTTGCGACGGATCGCCGGCACGCGCGTGGACAAGCGCGGGGTGCTGACCATCGAGGCCAAGCGCTACCGCGACCAGTCGCGCAACCGGGAGGACGCCCTGGAGCGCCTGGCCGCGCTCATCCGCAAGGCCGCGGAGGCGCCCACGCCGCGCCGCCCCACCAAGCCCACCGCGGCGTCGCGCCGGCGGCGCCTCGACGACAAGCGCAAGCGAGGCGAGATCAAGCAGTCGCGCCGTCCCGACGTCGCGGAGTGA
- a CDS encoding NAD(P)-dependent oxidoreductase, producing the protein MKILITGGTGVNGAATARLLVSQGQRPVLLDNRVDPSLVADIAGDVDVVTGDILDGAALREAVAAHGVTHIVHMAALMPGPAEANPSLAIAIGVDGTLNVLEAARACDVRRVVYTSSNAYVGEIHGKHGDPDFVPLDESHPPNPADIYGVTKVCSETLGNYYRKRYGVEFVALRYPSIYGPGKLARHGVLALYGKIIEDAIAGRAFTLPRGGDQRNDVVYVGDVAHSVVLALNAGNLTQWVFNIGTATGVTLKDFAAELKRHFPDARLDIGPGLDFRDGYKQSYCKFDITKAREQLGYAPRYDLERGVADYIESVRRLRLGV; encoded by the coding sequence ATGAAGATCCTCATCACCGGCGGAACCGGCGTGAACGGCGCGGCCACGGCGCGCCTCCTCGTGTCCCAAGGGCAGCGGCCCGTGCTGCTGGACAACCGGGTGGATCCGTCGCTCGTCGCGGACATCGCGGGCGACGTGGACGTGGTCACCGGCGACATCCTCGACGGCGCGGCGCTGCGGGAGGCGGTGGCGGCTCACGGCGTCACCCACATCGTGCACATGGCGGCGCTCATGCCCGGCCCGGCCGAGGCCAACCCTTCCCTGGCCATTGCCATCGGCGTGGACGGCACCCTGAACGTGCTGGAGGCCGCCCGCGCCTGCGACGTCCGGCGCGTGGTCTACACCAGCTCCAACGCCTACGTCGGCGAGATCCACGGTAAGCACGGCGACCCCGATTTCGTCCCCCTGGACGAATCCCATCCGCCCAACCCCGCGGACATTTACGGCGTCACCAAGGTCTGCTCGGAGACGCTGGGCAACTACTACCGCAAGCGCTACGGCGTCGAGTTCGTGGCCCTGCGCTACCCCTCCATCTACGGTCCGGGCAAGCTCGCGCGCCACGGCGTCCTCGCCCTCTACGGCAAGATCATCGAGGACGCCATCGCCGGGCGGGCGTTCACGCTCCCGCGCGGCGGCGACCAGCGCAACGACGTTGTCTACGTCGGCGACGTGGCTCACTCCGTCGTGCTGGCGCTGAACGCCGGGAACCTGACCCAATGGGTCTTCAACATCGGCACCGCCACCGGCGTCACGCTCAAGGACTTCGCCGCAGAACTGAAACGCCACTTCCCCGACGCCAGGCTCGACATCGGTCCCGGCCTCGACTTCCGTGACGGCTACAAGCAGAGCTACTGCAAGTTCGATATTACGAAGGCGAGGGAGCAACTGGGATACGCCCCGCGATACGACCTCGAACGAGGCGTTGCGGACTATATCGAGAGCGTCAGGAGGCTTCGGCTGGGGGTTTGA
- the sppA gene encoding signal peptide peptidase SppA yields MRIVRIFLMLVGALATLAAVGVAVVVALFLFSTRTAPVPEKTVLTLDLDRNVSELGGGGLTHWTQIRKTPPTLWETVAAVERAARDERVVGLVARVGASGMGLARIQELRDAVRAFRQSGKPTYAFAESFGDFGPGNGAYYLAAAFEYVYLQPSGDVGLTGLLAESYFLKGTLEKLGVRPRLNQREEYKGIKELFTESGFTGPQREAVGRILESLTEQLTAGISEGRGLSPAAVRDLMQRAPFSAREALKADLVDGLRYRDQVDEVVRYALGNDIEFLSLTDYRRRAEDTEEDTATVALIHGLGQIHRGRSRHQAFTGAHSMGSDTVARAFRRAADDKDVHAIIFRIDSPGGSYVASDAIRREVVRARRRGKPVVVSMGNVAGSGGYFVATPADRIVAQPGTLTGSIGVAAGKVVTNGLWEKLGVSWDHAAGNTNATFWSAVRDYDPAQQQRLEHLLDAVYEDFVFKVGLGRKLSREQVLAAAKGRVWTGADAKDRGLVDELGGYAATIRAVREAAGIAPDASIRLRPFPRRKSTLRLLAEELTGDEDAEIRSLATGLFGRAAERLAPLAGPPWGDLAGRRGVLEMKLPHRLR; encoded by the coding sequence ATGCGTATCGTTCGAATCTTTCTCATGCTCGTCGGCGCCCTGGCCACGCTGGCCGCCGTCGGCGTGGCCGTGGTCGTGGCTCTGTTCCTATTCTCCACACGCACGGCACCGGTGCCGGAGAAGACGGTCCTTACCCTGGACCTGGACCGCAACGTCAGCGAGCTGGGAGGCGGCGGACTCACGCACTGGACGCAAATCAGGAAGACACCGCCGACGCTATGGGAGACCGTCGCCGCCGTCGAGAGGGCCGCGCGGGATGAGCGCGTGGTGGGCCTTGTGGCCAGGGTCGGCGCTTCCGGCATGGGTCTGGCGCGGATCCAGGAACTGCGGGACGCGGTGCGCGCCTTCCGGCAATCGGGCAAGCCAACCTACGCCTTCGCCGAATCCTTCGGCGATTTCGGACCCGGCAACGGCGCCTACTACCTGGCCGCGGCGTTCGAGTACGTCTACCTGCAACCGTCCGGTGACGTGGGCCTCACGGGGCTCCTGGCGGAAAGCTATTTCCTGAAAGGCACGCTGGAGAAGCTCGGTGTGAGACCTCGTCTGAACCAGCGCGAGGAGTACAAGGGCATCAAGGAACTCTTCACCGAGAGCGGCTTCACGGGTCCCCAGCGGGAAGCCGTCGGCCGGATACTGGAATCCTTGACGGAGCAGTTGACGGCCGGGATCTCCGAGGGCCGCGGACTGTCGCCGGCCGCGGTACGGGACCTGATGCAACGGGCGCCGTTCTCCGCCCGGGAAGCACTGAAGGCGGATCTGGTGGACGGCCTGCGGTACCGCGATCAGGTGGATGAAGTGGTGCGATACGCATTGGGGAACGACATCGAGTTCCTGTCGCTGACGGACTACCGCCGCCGAGCCGAGGACACGGAAGAGGACACGGCCACGGTGGCGTTGATCCACGGTTTGGGCCAGATTCACCGGGGACGCAGCCGCCACCAAGCGTTCACCGGAGCCCATTCCATGGGTTCCGACACGGTAGCGCGCGCCTTTCGCCGGGCCGCGGACGACAAGGACGTGCACGCCATCATATTCCGCATCGACAGCCCGGGCGGCTCCTACGTGGCCTCGGACGCGATCCGGCGCGAGGTGGTGCGTGCGCGACGCCGCGGCAAGCCGGTGGTCGTCTCCATGGGCAACGTCGCCGGCTCCGGCGGCTATTTCGTGGCAACTCCCGCGGACCGCATCGTGGCCCAGCCCGGTACCCTCACCGGTTCCATCGGCGTGGCCGCGGGGAAGGTGGTGACCAATGGGCTGTGGGAGAAGCTCGGCGTGTCCTGGGACCACGCGGCAGGGAACACCAACGCGACTTTCTGGAGCGCCGTGCGGGACTACGACCCGGCGCAGCAGCAACGCCTGGAGCATCTCCTCGACGCGGTCTACGAAGATTTCGTGTTCAAGGTGGGGCTGGGGCGGAAACTGTCCCGGGAACAGGTGCTGGCGGCCGCCAAGGGGCGTGTCTGGACCGGCGCCGACGCGAAGGATCGCGGTCTGGTGGACGAACTCGGCGGTTACGCGGCCACTATCCGGGCCGTGCGCGAGGCGGCCGGCATCGCGCCGGACGCCTCCATCCGCCTGCGGCCTTTCCCGCGCCGGAAATCAACGCTCAGGTTGCTGGCGGAGGAGTTGACGGGAGATGAAGATGCGGAAATCCGGAGTTTGGCGACGGGCTTGTTTGGCAGGGCGGCGGAGCGTCTCGCGCCGTTAGCCGGCCCGCCTTGGGGCGATCTGGCCGGACGCCGGGGCGTCCTGGAGATGAAACTGCCGCACCGGCTCCGTTGA